Proteins found in one Synechococcus sp. LA31 genomic segment:
- a CDS encoding RNA-binding S4 domain-containing protein — MVPSPGAGPAGHGSEPIRLDQFLKWQGLVFTGGEAKQRIQGGEARVNGFQETQRGRKLKPGDRVEFGGQTHVVPQNTANRA, encoded by the coding sequence TTGGTCCCATCTCCAGGTGCAGGTCCTGCGGGCCATGGCAGCGAACCCATTCGCCTCGATCAATTCCTCAAATGGCAAGGCCTGGTGTTCACCGGTGGTGAGGCCAAGCAGCGCATCCAGGGCGGCGAGGCACGGGTGAATGGCTTTCAGGAAACCCAGCGGGGCCGCAAGCTCAAGCCGGGCGATCGGGTCGAGTTCGGCGGACAGACGCATGTGGTGCCCCAGAACACGGCCAATCGGGCTTGA
- a CDS encoding ABC transporter ATP-binding protein, with product MLAPSSAGFRRLLPLLVPYRSALLAGGACMLVFVVCWPLLAWLAGQLLPAIGAGDFDRVLQVIGLALSVFMLQKLAQFGQDTLLAGPALQVSQELRRRLFARLQRLDFGVLEKLSAGDLTYRLTEDADRVGEVIYKTIQDTTPSVLQLVVVFGYMVWLDWKLSLGTLVLAPLVAVLVSVFGAKVMGAAEKSQKQVSELAALLGEAIGGLPLVRAFAAEPWLQQRFETEIDLHRRARYRTQRLLALQYPVVGFLEAAGILAVLLMGAARIQSGDLNGQGFSSYVAALLMLIDPISHLTTNFNEFQQGQASLRRLREIEQQAIEPPDKPQALALDHVAGELTLEQVSFSYEPEQPVLRNLSLRVKPGQVVALVGPSGAGKSTLFSLLLRFNTAQSGRVLLDGCDLADLKASELRKAVALVPQQSAVFSGTVADAIAFGRPASLEQIRSAARLANADGFIEAMPGGYQARVEERGSNFSGGQLQRLAIARAVLGDPAVLLLDEATSALDAESEEAVQRGLDQAMAGRTVLVIAHRLSTVQEADSIVVLEHGQIVDEGNHDVLISRPGRYRDLCERQLIRGA from the coding sequence ATGCTCGCACCTTCCTCGGCCGGCTTCCGGCGGCTGCTGCCGCTGCTGGTTCCCTACCGGTCTGCACTCCTGGCCGGCGGGGCGTGCATGCTCGTGTTTGTGGTCTGTTGGCCGCTTCTGGCCTGGCTGGCCGGTCAGCTCCTGCCGGCCATCGGCGCCGGTGATTTTGATCGGGTGCTGCAGGTCATCGGCCTGGCCCTGAGTGTGTTCATGCTGCAAAAACTGGCCCAGTTCGGCCAGGACACACTGCTGGCCGGCCCGGCCCTGCAGGTGAGCCAAGAGCTCAGGCGGCGGCTATTCGCCAGGTTGCAACGGCTGGATTTCGGCGTGCTGGAGAAACTCTCGGCCGGCGACCTCACCTATCGCCTCACCGAGGACGCCGACCGCGTCGGCGAGGTGATCTACAAAACAATCCAAGACACCACCCCCTCCGTTCTGCAGCTGGTGGTGGTGTTTGGCTACATGGTGTGGCTCGACTGGAAGCTGTCGCTGGGCACCCTGGTCCTCGCCCCGCTGGTGGCGGTGCTGGTGAGCGTGTTCGGCGCCAAGGTGATGGGGGCGGCCGAGAAAAGCCAGAAGCAGGTGAGTGAGCTGGCCGCCCTGCTCGGTGAAGCGATCGGCGGGCTGCCGCTGGTGCGCGCCTTTGCCGCCGAACCCTGGTTGCAGCAGCGCTTCGAAACGGAGATCGATCTGCACCGCCGCGCCCGTTACCGCACGCAGCGGCTGCTCGCTCTCCAATATCCGGTGGTGGGCTTTCTGGAAGCGGCCGGAATCCTGGCGGTGCTGCTGATGGGCGCGGCCCGCATCCAGAGCGGCGACCTCAACGGCCAGGGCTTCAGCAGCTATGTGGCGGCTCTGTTGATGCTGATCGATCCGATCAGCCACCTCACCACCAACTTCAACGAGTTTCAGCAGGGGCAGGCCTCACTGCGGCGCCTGCGGGAGATCGAGCAGCAAGCGATCGAGCCACCCGATAAGCCCCAGGCCCTAGCCCTCGATCACGTGGCCGGTGAACTCACCCTCGAGCAGGTGAGCTTCAGCTATGAGCCCGAGCAGCCGGTGCTGCGCAACCTCAGCCTGCGGGTGAAGCCCGGCCAGGTGGTGGCCTTGGTGGGCCCCTCCGGAGCTGGCAAAAGCACCCTGTTTTCGCTGCTGCTGCGCTTCAACACTGCCCAGAGCGGGCGGGTGCTGCTCGATGGGTGCGATCTGGCCGATCTCAAGGCCAGTGAACTGCGCAAAGCCGTGGCGCTGGTCCCTCAGCAGAGCGCTGTGTTCTCAGGCACGGTGGCGGATGCGATTGCCTTCGGCCGGCCAGCCAGCCTCGAACAGATTCGCAGCGCCGCCCGCCTCGCCAACGCCGATGGCTTCATCGAGGCGATGCCTGGTGGCTACCAGGCCAGGGTGGAAGAGCGGGGCAGCAACTTCTCCGGTGGCCAGCTTCAACGCTTGGCGATTGCCCGAGCCGTGCTCGGGGATCCAGCCGTGCTGTTGCTGGATGAAGCCACCAGCGCCCTCGATGCCGAATCCGAGGAGGCCGTGCAGCGCGGACTGGATCAAGCCATGGCCGGACGCACCGTGCTGGTGATCGCCCACCGTCTCTCCACGGTGCAGGAGGCCGATTCGATCGTGGTCTTGGAACACGGCCAGATCGTGGACGAGGGCAATCACGATGTGCTGATCAGCCGACCCGGCCGCTACCGCGACCTCTGCGAGCGCCAGCTGATTCGCGGGGCGTGA
- a CDS encoding DUF6447 family protein: protein MTDSAAQQPPVLTFEGKRYDLNTLPDDLKELVRGMQVADAQLRMHEDTLKVLAVGRQSMAMQLNERLKGVSPIAD from the coding sequence GTGACCGACTCCGCCGCCCAGCAGCCCCCCGTTCTCACCTTCGAGGGCAAGCGTTACGACCTCAACACCCTGCCCGATGACCTCAAGGAGCTGGTGCGCGGCATGCAGGTGGCTGACGCCCAGCTGCGCATGCACGAAGACACCCTGAAGGTTCTCGCGGTGGGCCGGCAGTCGATGGCCATGCAACTCAACGAGCGGCTGAAAGGCGTCAGCCCGATAGCCGACTGA